GCAACGAGCTTGTTGTCATTCATGGCCATGAAGAGGTAACAAACACTAACAAAACATATCTCATACAAGAGCCTGCAGCAAGAAACCATGCATGAAGTGACTTCTTTgcgtttgtttttgttttggtgcaGCATAAACCCTTGAAGAACTTGGATGGCCAAGTTTGTGAGATATGTGGGGATGAGATTGGCCTAACTGTAGATGGTGATTTGTTTGTGGCTTGCAATGAGTGTGGTTTTCCTGCGTGTAGACCATGCTACGAGTATGAAAGAAGAGAAGGGACTCAAAACTGTCCTCAGTGCAAGACTAGATACAAGCGTCTCAAAGGTAAAATATCATTCTCTTCGATCTTATCTTTGATTGCAAAGCTATAACAGTACTGTTGTCTTGGCATGGatttttcaagttgattttatttgagaaatttGTATAGGGAGTCCAAGGGTTGAGGgggatgatgatgaagatgatttgGATGATATTGAACACGAGTTCATCATTGAAGATGAGCAAGACAAGAATAAGTATCTCACCGAGGCAATGCTTCATGGGAAGATGACTTATGGAAGAGGCCATGACGATGAAGAAAATAGCCACTTCCCACCAGTCATAACTGGTGTCAGATCAAGACCTGTAAGTGATGCTGCTCCTTTGTTTTGGTTCCAATTCAATggatttgttttagaaaattttaagtGGAGAATATAAAAATGGTTTAACATCTGTGCAGGTGAGCGGAGAGTTCCCTATTGGATCTCATGGAGAGCAGATGCTATCTTCTTCACTTCATAAGAGAGTGCACCCATATCCAGTTTCTGAACCTGGTATTTACTTGTCACAAGCATTGATTGAAATGATTAACCGAAACATTATTACGATAATCTCACATGATTTTCATGTATTTGCACGAAACAGGAAGCGCAAGATGGGACGCAAAGAAGGAGGGAGGGTGGAAAGAGAGGATGGATGATTGGAAAACGCAGCAAGGGAATCTGGGGCCTGAACAAGAAGATGATGCCGAAGCAGCCATGTATGTATCCAGTTTCTTATAGTAGGATATGCCTAGACCAATCTTGCCTTGTTTGTAACGACAAATTAGCGTTCTTCCGAAATCATCAGTTGACATTGAATGATATGTTGTGAACTATTATTGCAGGTTAGACGAGGCAAGACAGCCACTCTCCAGGAAAGTACCAATTGCGTCGAGCAAGATCAATCCGTATAGAATGGTTATTGTTGCTAGGCTGATCATACTTGCCTTCTTTCTTCGCTATAGAATTTTGCATCCGGTGCATGATGCAATTGGGCTATGGCTGACATCTATAGTCTGTGAAATCTGGTTTGCGATTTCGTGGATTCTTGATCAGTTCCCCAAGTGGTTGCCAATTGATCGCGAGACTTATCTGGATCGCCTTTCTCTCAGGTCCATAGAATTCTCAAACCAGAACAAATTTAGAATTTCCAAGATTTATATGTTCGGGAAACCGACTCCAATGATTTCTTTTCCTGCTAAAGCAAGTTTCAGAAAAAAACCACTGATATTTTTTTGCAACGCAGATACGAACGGGAAGGCGAGCCCAATATGCTAGCGCCAGTTGATATCTTTGTCAGTACAGTGGATCCTATGAAGGAACCCCCTCTTGTTACGGGTAAcacaattttatcaattttggcCATGGACTACCCAGTTGAAAAGATCTCATGTTACCTCTCTGATGATGGCGCTTCCATGTGCACCTTTGAAGCCATGTCTGAAACTGCTGAATTTGCTCGAAAATGGGTTCCATTCTGCAAGAAATATAGCATAGAACCTCGAGCTCCTGAGTTTTACTTTGCTCTGAAGATCGATTATCTCAAGGACAAAGTTCAGCCAACCTTTGTCAAGGAACGTCGAGCTATGAAGGTTTGTTTGAAGTTAGTGTAGAACCCTATAGAATTTTTCAAAGCTTGAAGTACTTGCAATCGATTTTAGCTAACATTCTATGATTTTTGGTCTTTGGCAGAGAGAATATGAAGAATTCAAGGTTAGGATAAATGCAATTGTAGCAAAAGCACAGAAGGTTCCTCCAGAGGGGTGGATCATGCAAGATGGGACACCATGGCCTGGAAACAATACCAGGGATCACCCTGGTATGATTCAAGTATTTCTTGGTCACAGTGGAGGCCATGACACTGAAGGAAATGAGCTCCCTCGCCTTGTATATGTATCTCGTGAGAAGAGACCTGGTTTTTCACATCATAAGAAGGCCGGTGCCATGAATGCCCTGGtaaataaacttgagaaaaattcGTTTATCTTACATGCATCAAGTTCTCTCACCTTTGAAAGGCTAGCATGTGATGTGATACCTCTTACTTTTTGCAATTTTCAGATTCGGGTCTCTGCAGTGCTAACCAATGCTCCTTTCATGCTGAACTTGGATTGTGACCATTATATAAACAATAGCAAGGCCGTTCGAGAGGCTATGTGTTTCTTGATGGACCCCCAGATTGGAAAGAGAGTTTGCTACGTGCAATTCCCTCAAAGATTCGATGGCATTGATAGACATGATCGTTACGCCAACAGGAATACTGTTTTCTTTGATGTAAATCTTGGACTAAAACAAACCCATGCTTGTGTATGTTCTCATACGCCGTGCGTGTGGAAAGCGAGatgatgttttgtttctctGTGTCGCCTGCAGATTAACATGAAAGGTCTAGATGGAATTCAGGGTCCGGTGTACGTCGGCACAGGATGCGTTTTCAAAAGGCAAGCTCTGTATGGCTACGACCCTCCAAAAGAACCCAAGCGCCCAAAGATGGTGACCTGTGACTGCTGCCCATGTTTTGGGCGTCGCAAAAAGAAGAATGCTAAGAATGGTGCAGTTGGAGAAGGCACAAGCCTGCAAGGTTTTCAAAGATCTTTAACTGGATAACATTCTTTTCATACTGATTTCCCAACAATCTTCTTTCCCTTCCCTCATCCTAATGTGTAAGGCATGCTGGACAGGAATGGATAACGAGAAGGAGCTACTGATGTCtcaaatgaattttgaaaagagGTTTGGACAGTCAGCAATTTTTGTGACTTCAACTTTAATGGAAGAAGGTGGCGTACCTCCTTCCTCGAGTCCAGCGGCTCTGCTAAAAGAAGCCATCCATGTGATCAGTTGTGGGTATGAAGACAAAACTGAATGGGGACTCGAGGTAATGTAAACAGCAAAAATTTCTGTATCTCCACAAAGCGTTGAGCAATTGAGGTTGAAAAGAAAGTTTGCTTGTTGTAGAAGTTTCTCCATTGAATAAATTTGCCTTTTCCTGTGCAGCTGGGCTGGATTTACGGTTCAATCACAGAGGATATTCTGACAGGTTTTAAGATGCATTGCCGTGGATGGAGGTCTATTTACTGTATGCCAAAGTTAGCTGCATTTAAGGGCTCAGCTCCCATCAATCTATCAGATCGGCTCAACCAAGTGCTTCGATGGGCTCTTGGTTCTGTTGAGATTTTCTTCAGTCGTCACAGCCCTATGTTGTATGGCTACAAGGAAGGAAAGCTCAAGTGGCTCGAGAGGTTTGCATATGTGAACACAACTATCTACCCCTTCACTTCCTTAGCACTCGTTGCCTACTGTTGCCTCCCCGCCATCTGCCTGCTTACTGATAAATTCATCATGCCAGAGGTAATGATACAATTGTTATTTCCTCCGTTGTTTCAACGGGAAATAAAATAACAGGGTGCAGAGCTTTAAAAGGCAAAACCATTATAAAAAACGACACTGGAATTGAACTCTGAAGTAACAACAATAAGATGTTTTCAAATGCTATGTTAACACGAGAACATGATTTTGTTCATTTATAACAATATCATTACATGTTCTCAATTTGTTTGTGATCCAGATAAGCACCTTTGCAAGTCTTTTCTTCATTGGCTTGTTTTTGTCAATCTTTTCAACGGGTATTCTTGAGTTAAGGTGGAGCGGAGTAAGCATTGAGGAATGGTGGAGAAACGAGCAATTCTGGGTTATAGGTGGTGTATCAGCTCACCTCTTTGCTGTTGTCCAAGGTCTTCTGAAAGTTTTAGCTGGTATCGACACAAACTTCACTGTCACATCCAAGGCAACAGACGATGAGGATTTTGGAGAACTATACGCATTTAAATGGACAACCCTGCTTATCCCTCCAACCACTATCTTAATCATCAACCTCGTTGGAGTTGTTGCTGGAGTCTCAGATGCCATAAACAATGGGTATCAGTCATGGGGACCTCTATTTGGGAAGCTCTTCTTTGCCTTCTGGGTGATTGTTCATCTCTACCCATTCCTCAAAGGTCTAATGGGGAGGCAAAACAGGACACCCACTATTGTTGTTATATGGTCAGTGCTCTTGGCTTCCATCTTCTCTTTGCTATGGGTCCGAATCGATCCATTTGTGATGAAAACCAAGGGACCTGACACCAAGCAATGTGGAATCAACTGTTAAATGTgtgtttgttttctagttgatttgTGCATCTCTAGAATATACATGTACATATTGCTTCTATGGGAATACGATATGCAATGTAACCGACAAAATGGAGATGCCCAAGGAATAAAATTAGAGTGAAAATCTTGTATAGCAACAAGCATTGAACCCAGTTTTGTAATtgcaatgaaaaacattttccttaTCACACTTCCACACTAACAGCCCCAAGGAGTGCATAATTCTGCTTTATACACTTGGATTGCAAAAGTTCTAACCACTGCACCTATCTCAAAACACCAAGAATCTCAATCTTTGAAAGTCTCACAAGTCATCCTGGGCAAGTAAATAAATCTCTCATAAGTCATAGAGCATGTGTCAATGATggcttatattaaaaattcacCTAAAATGTTTGAAAACTTCATTCCTTGTCAATCAAGAAACCTCCAAGTGCATGAACATGGATGTCAAAGCAAGCCTGGTGTTTCTTGGGAAGATCTTCACTAGAAGGACTCAAATTATAATCCTTTATTGATTAAGGATCCTATGCTGGAACATGCCGTTATCTATTTATACCGCAGTCCATTTCTGCTTGTTCCTTGAATATCTGATGAGGTCCCAAAAGCACAGACCAAACATAGTTGGTATATGTTATGCCAACTCTGCTGGAAAAGAACGTGAATTCCATGAGGGGAAGAAATGGAAAAGAAGGTAATGTATGAAAGTTCTCAAGGTCAATCTGAAAGGCAAACCTACAGTGAAGATTTGAGGCTTATGCACTTATCTTAAGGTTGTGGCTACAAGGATGACATTTTCTATTCTCTTTGAGAATAGCCATGATGCAAGCCTCAGCAATTGTTCATCATTGCATGTTCAAAATAGCATTTACTGATATCCAAAAGAACTTCCAATTGGCTCTTGTCCAAACTCTTCAATAAACTAGATTTCAGATAACTGAGGGAGGATAATAAACAACCTTCGTGTTCTAGTTCCAGATAATGTAAACAGCATGCAAAAAAGCAGTGGAGAATTTCGTTGATAGATAGAAAAAGCACATGGAGGAAAAACAATGCATGAAATAGGTCATGAAGCTTATTTGAAACACAATTTCCTTTTTCACTAAAATGCAACGCATAGATTTGTTAAGAAATTTTCCCACGATTACCTAGAAGCAACAGGATAAGTTCAAAAGTGCAACCCAGAGAACCAAATTGACTGAACTGTTATTTTGTTTAATCTCTTATGGTATCACAACATGAAAAGCATTTACTTACCAGAAAATATCTGCTATCCTGAAATGACTTGAAAAGATTGAAGCAGGACATCTTTTTTCACCAATAGTCTCCACATGAACAGAGACCATCTTTGAAGTGATGGAATCTATTGGCATCCCTTACCACAATAACTCTCTCTGTGATCTTTGACAAGAACTTAGTCCAATTATGACAGTCTAAACAAACTCGGAGATTCTTGATAATCCTAATTTCAGCTCCAGGTTCAGTAGAGATAAGGCCAAAGGCAATGGCCAACTTCTCACTGTGAACCTTCATTGTCAGTTCCTTCTCTTCCTCCTCCAGATCATGCAAAACAGTGGTAGTCTCTGTCTGGAATCCTGCCTCTGTCATCTTTCCAGTCAATTTATCTAGTTCTGCATAGATTGCCTTTGATTGTGGATGGGACTGGTCACCAGATGTGAAGACATGTGGGACCTGACCAATCTCAATCAATGTACAGCCTGGAGTCTTTGCAAGCCTTTTCTTCTTGGCTACTTGTCTTACTGAAGCAGCTTGTGGATATTTCCTTTCTACTGAATAGATATTCGACATTAAGACATAGTATCCTATATTTTCTGGGTCcaattcaaataacttttcagaAGCTACATGAGCTAGGTTTGTGTCCTTGTGGATCATACAAGCTCCAAGCAGGGCACCCCACACGGGAGGACCAGGCTCAACAGGCATTGCCTTGATAAATTCCAAAGCCCTTTTCAATTGTCCAGCTCGTCCAAGGATATCAACCATGCATGCATAATGCTCAGCTAATGGTTCAAAGCCGAAGTCATGGACCATAGTGTGAAAAATTCCATCTCCTTCTTTCACTAACCCAGCATGACTGCAAGCATACAATACAGAGAGAAAAGTGAGACCAGTGGGTTTAACAAAAGAAGACAACATATCGTAAAATAGCTTCAGTGCTTCCTGCCCGTGCCCATGGAGACCATAACCAGAAATCATGGCGTTCCAAGTCACCTCATTCTTCTCAGGCATCAGATCAAATAATTCCCTAGCTACAGTAATGTTCCCACACTTTGCATACATGTCAATCAGAGCAGTTGAAACATAGACATTGGACTCAAAACCATTGCTCTTAATTAAACTGTGTACCCATTCTCCAAGACTTAAGGCTCCAATTTGAGCACAAGCCGAAAGAATGCTGGTAACAGTAACTGGATTTGgattgacattatttttttgcatcGTCTGAAAAAGGGAGATTGCTGCATCTGTTAAACCATTTTGGGTACAACCCGAGATCATTGCATTCCAAGAAGCTAAAGTCTTCTCTGCTGATTCATCAAAAAGTTGCCTTGCAAATATCATTTCATTCAATCTACAATAAACAGTAGTCAATGCAGTTGAAACAGAAGAATGGGAAACGATACCAAGTTTCACACAAAAACCATGGATACAATTACAAAGATATGAATGACCAAAAGGAGAATACACAGGAATCAACCCCACAATAGTGCTTGAACTAACTCTCTCTCCAGAACTAAGCAGTTCTTTGAACAACCTCACCGAATCCTCAGTCTCGCCATTGCAAGTAAACCCTGAAATCATTGCATTACAAGAAATCAAGTCTTTCTTACGAATCTCCCCAAACAACAACCTCGCAATCTCAACTTCCCCGCATTTCGAGAACAACGAAATCAAGCCCGTAAGCAACGAAACATGAGAATAGAAACCACACTTTATAGCCAAACACAGAATTTGCATGCCTAATTTCAACTCTTGTAACTCAGCCACAGCAGGTAAAACAGCTATAACTGTTGTTAAATCAAACTTGGGCCCATTACCCAAAACCATATCTCCAAAAACTCTAATTGAGTCCTCGAAACAAGAATTCTTAACAAACCCAGATATCATTGTATTATACAAAACAGTATCTATTTGAGGCAATCTATCAAACACCTTAATAGCTAAATTTTCCCgccaaattttaaaataaaagtcgACAAGGGCAGACCCAACAAACAAATCCGAACCAAACCCATCAATTATTGCCTTTCCATGTAATATCCCACCAATTCTAGCATCACCAAGACTCGCCGCAGCCGATACAACGAAAGCATAACTATAATCATCGGGCTTTAAACGAGTGCTTTTTCTCAAATGGGTAAACAGAGAAATCGCCGACAAAGGCTTGTTATTGGTGGAGAAGCCCTTAATGAGAACGTTAAAGAGGAAAAGGTCCGGTTTCGGGACGGAGAAGAAGAGTGCACGAGCGTGGAGAGTGGCATTGAAGTCGAAGAATTTGTGGGTGAGTTTGGTGGCGACGGAAATGTCGTTTAGGAGGAGGCTGTGGTGGATTAGCTGGGCTTGGAGTTGGGTTAAGTGAGAGAGGGTGGCAGCTTTTCTGAGGAGATTGAGAAAGAAATCGCGGGTACGAGGTATGTAATAGCAAGTTTTAGCTCCTGTCGATGATGCTAGTATGGTTTTTGGGAGAGACATCTGAGCGTTTCCTGCTATTTCCTATGCAACTGAGGattgtttattcatttttttgttgctgGTTGGTTGGTTGTTAACGAAGAAGAGAGCGGGGGAGGGGGTGGAGCTGAAGACTTGAAGAGAGCTCTCCTCGAGACACCAGGTCCACAGCCTGCAGCCTCCAGGGGtttttccttctgtttttttctttttatgcgaAAGTGAAACGATTATTGTTTCATGTTGAACGACAAGGTCGTTTTCGTGGAGATGTGACTGACCTCTTTGCGATGTCGTTTCGTTGGTGTATCTAGCATAAAGACTTTTTATTGGTCAAAGCActttttgattatatatatattaactttgtttaacttttaagatattttatttttttaatagaccaTGTAATTTATGTAATGGAAATTGGGATGTTTGattccaataaataaaaaagaagatgaatatAAAGATTACAGAtttctaaacgaaaaaaaattgatatttatgtttggaagtgtggttgtgattgtttttgaaaatgttttcacttaaaaatatattaaaataataatttttttatttttaaaaaattatttttcatattaatgtattaaaatgatctaaaaacactaaaaaaatattaatttgaagcaaaaaaaataaaaaaatttcaaatttcaaaaacacttttgaaaaaaaagcatcatataaaaaataaactaaaaggtGAGGGTGGTGTTTAATAGTGTTAAACACTATTTAGAGACTCATAATACATTATGGATTGGagcaattctttttattttttttattttagccctttaacttttgttttcatcAATTGAGTCATTTAGTTACAAAGTTAATAGCCAATTGATTTGTATTTGctgactaaaaaaatttaaaagaatgagTAGCAGCATAAAAAAGACAAGAGGGGGTGTGTTTAAAGTTGGTGAGAAAAGtataatttagtccttcaattttaaaaattagaactGTTCAGTagcttatatttttctaaatttcattttgatacaaaactttttttattattattttcaaatccctagttcatgaaagaaaaagaaagtttcaCTGGATTCTAgtataaaaagagaaatttattgtttttacacATTACGGCCaccaaattaatttatcttggtATTTATGGGtttcatttgaaaaaagtaGCTCGATGGTGGTTGTTTAGAACCTCAATAGTAcctaaaaaatagatcaaaatcgagaaagaaaaatctaacacaatttgattttgtattttagaatcatttttttagattttttagattaataaattgatttataaatatttcGATGGTTTTTTGTGAgaataaaatgaattataaaatgagtttttagagggaaaatgattttttgattaTCACTATAATGACTAAAATATGAGCAAATAAATGATGCATcatctaatgattttttttttttataaaaagattaagggcaagcaacttaaaagaatatatatatatatatatatatatatatatatatatatatatatatatataagccacTAGTATTGCGTGCCTGGGCTCTTTTTATAGGGTACATAGTACATACATGCAGGGCCACTAGGCTCGTGGTCCTTGGCTGTGTTTTAGAAGGGTgctttt
The Populus nigra chromosome 3, ddPopNigr1.1, whole genome shotgun sequence genome window above contains:
- the LOC133689358 gene encoding cellulose synthase A catalytic subunit 7 [UDP-forming]-like — protein: MEASAGLVAGSHNRNELVVIHGHEEHKPLKNLDGQVCEICGDEIGLTVDGDLFVACNECGFPACRPCYEYERREGTQNCPQCKTRYKRLKGSPRVEGDDDEDDLDDIEHEFIIEDEQDKNKYLTEAMLHGKMTYGRGHDDEENSHFPPVITGVRSRPVSGEFPIGSHGEQMLSSSLHKRVHPYPVSEPGSARWDAKKEGGWKERMDDWKTQQGNLGPEQEDDAEAAMLDEARQPLSRKVPIASSKINPYRMVIVARLIILAFFLRYRILHPVHDAIGLWLTSIVCEIWFAISWILDQFPKWLPIDRETYLDRLSLRYEREGEPNMLAPVDIFVSTVDPMKEPPLVTGNTILSILAMDYPVEKISCYLSDDGASMCTFEAMSETAEFARKWVPFCKKYSIEPRAPEFYFALKIDYLKDKVQPTFVKERRAMKREYEEFKVRINAIVAKAQKVPPEGWIMQDGTPWPGNNTRDHPGMIQVFLGHSGGHDTEGNELPRLVYVSREKRPGFSHHKKAGAMNALIRVSAVLTNAPFMLNLDCDHYINNSKAVREAMCFLMDPQIGKRVCYVQFPQRFDGIDRHDRYANRNTVFFDINMKGLDGIQGPVYVGTGCVFKRQALYGYDPPKEPKRPKMVTCDCCPCFGRRKKKNAKNGAVGEGTSLQGMDNEKELLMSQMNFEKRFGQSAIFVTSTLMEEGGVPPSSSPAALLKEAIHVISCGYEDKTEWGLELGWIYGSITEDILTGFKMHCRGWRSIYCMPKLAAFKGSAPINLSDRLNQVLRWALGSVEIFFSRHSPMLYGYKEGKLKWLERFAYVNTTIYPFTSLALVAYCCLPAICLLTDKFIMPEISTFASLFFIGLFLSIFSTGILELRWSGVSIEEWWRNEQFWVIGGVSAHLFAVVQGLLKVLAGIDTNFTVTSKATDDEDFGELYAFKWTTLLIPPTTILIINLVGVVAGVSDAINNGYQSWGPLFGKLFFAFWVIVHLYPFLKGLMGRQNRTPTIVVIWSVLLASIFSLLWVRIDPFVMKTKGPDTKQCGINC
- the LOC133689359 gene encoding pentatricopeptide repeat-containing protein At4g30700; this translates as MSLPKTILASSTGAKTCYYIPRTRDFFLNLLRKAATLSHLTQLQAQLIHHSLLLNDISVATKLTHKFFDFNATLHARALFFSVPKPDLFLFNVLIKGFSTNNKPLSAISLFTHLRKSTRLKPDDYSYAFVVSAAASLGDARIGGILHGKAIIDGFGSDLFVGSALVDFYFKIWRENLAIKVFDRLPQIDTVLYNTMISGFVKNSCFEDSIRVFGDMVLGNGPKFDLTTVIAVLPAVAELQELKLGMQILCLAIKCGFYSHVSLLTGLISLFSKCGEVEIARLLFGEIRKKDLISCNAMISGFTCNGETEDSVRLFKELLSSGERVSSSTIVGLIPVYSPFGHSYLCNCIHGFCVKLGIVSHSSVSTALTTVYCRLNEMIFARQLFDESAEKTLASWNAMISGCTQNGLTDAAISLFQTMQKNNVNPNPVTVTSILSACAQIGALSLGEWVHSLIKSNGFESNVYVSTALIDMYAKCGNITVARELFDLMPEKNEVTWNAMISGYGLHGHGQEALKLFYDMLSSFVKPTGLTFLSVLYACSHAGLVKEGDGIFHTMVHDFGFEPLAEHYACMVDILGRAGQLKRALEFIKAMPVEPGPPVWGALLGACMIHKDTNLAHVASEKLFELDPENIGYYVLMSNIYSVERKYPQAASVRQVAKKKRLAKTPGCTLIEIGQVPHVFTSGDQSHPQSKAIYAELDKLTGKMTEAGFQTETTTVLHDLEEEEKELTMKVHSEKLAIAFGLISTEPGAEIRIIKNLRVCLDCHNWTKFLSKITERVIVVRDANRFHHFKDGLCSCGDYW